The genomic segment TCTCTGCCTGCTCACGCGTTTCGACACCTTCGGCGGTCACGCCCAGCTCGAGCGCCTGACCGATTTCGATGATCGATCGAAGCAGGCGCAGCCCGCCGCTGCCCTCTGACACCAGAGAAACGAGGCGCCTGTCGATCTTCAGGCGGTCCGGATTGATCCTTTGCAGGGCAACAACGGAAGCACGTCCACTTCCGAAGTCGTCGACCTCAATACCGATGCCAAGATCGCGAAGCTCGTTAAGCCGGAACAGGAAATCGTCGTCCTGCTCTTCCAGGAAGATTGTTTCCAGCAGTTCAAAACTAACCGGGCCTGAATAGGCTTGAACGTGCGCACGGATTGCGTCGATTTCACTGTCGTTGACACGGTTTTCGCTGACATTGAACGACAGCGAAGGTGGATTCGACATCGTTCCGAAGGCAGTTTGGCACTCTGAAATGGCCCGCTCAAATATCATGCGATCTATGTCTGCGGCGACATTCAGATCCGTTGCGACGGAGAGGAAAGCGGCCGGGGCAACGATGCCTTTTTCAGGGTGCCGCCAGCGCGCCAGAACCTCGATACCCACCACAGCACCCGACGCGGCATCCACCTGCGGCTGGTAGAAGGGCTCGAATTCGTCGCTCTCGATCGCGCGCAGCAGATCATCCGCGACTTCCTTCGTGCGATGCACCTCTTCCAGATCGGACCGGTCGAATATGCCCAACTGGCCACGCCCGCGTCTCTTGGCCTTGTAGAGGGCAACGTCGGAGTTTGTCAGCAGCTGATCGACACGGGCAAGCGGCGTGCGGGCGAGGCCAATTGAAGCGCCGAACCGACAGATTTTCCCCTCATAGCGCATGGGGCGTGACAGTTCTCCTATGAGGCTTTTGGCCAGTCTCTCGGGGCGGTCGTCGTCGCCGTCGACATGGAGGAGGACGACGAATTCATCTCCGCCGATCCGTGCGATCACGTCCTGTGGCTCTGCGTTTTCGCGAATGCGCTCGGAGATGCCCAGAAGTACCTTGTCGCCCGCATCGTGTCCCATGGTGTCATTGATCTGCTTGAACCGGTCAAGGTCGATATGAAGGACCGCAAGTTCCCCACCGATCTCTTCGCGACGCTCAACGAGTTCGTCGAATCTCTGGGTCAGATATCGCCGGTTGCCGAGGCCGGTCAGGTCGTCATGAAGCGCCTTGTAGGTGATTTCCTGGTTCGCGGTTTCGAGCCTCTTCGAATACTGCTCAAGCGCGCGGCGTTGGCGTACAACCTCCGTGATGTTGAGACGCAGGACAACATATTCGCCTTTTTCTGTGCGGGAGCGAACCATACGATGGTGCTGGTCGCCGGAAAACTCGAAATCCTCGATGCCCGGTGTCAGGAGGTCTGGCGAATAATACTCTTCGACCCATTCATCCTCGCGCCCGATGGCGGCCGGGATTTTTCCGCACTTCGCGGCGTGCCGGAGCAGTTCCTTCAGGCTCGTACCCGCACTTATTCCGGATGGGCGGTCTGACATGGACTCTGCGTAGGCCGGGTTCCAGATGACGAGATTGTGTCCCTCGTCATAAATTGCGAACGGATCCGGGTAGGCCTTGATGGCGGAAAAGAGCCGGTCCTGCGTTTCCTCCAGCGCCCGGCGTTGTCGCACGAGTTCTGTGGTATCGATCCTGAGCATCACCAGATCGCCGTTTTCGACGCGGGTTCTGTGAAGCCTGTGGTGCACGTCTCCCGGCAGTTCGAGATCCTGAACCGGTTTGCTGACGTCGACTTCCTGGTGTTCGTCAGACATCCATTCTTCTTCCCGGCCGATGGCATTTGCAATCTTGCCGGCCTGGATCGCAATACGCGCGACATGCGTCCGGTGCATGCCGGCCTGCAGATCTTCGGAGTTGTTTGACATTGATTGCCGGTAGGCATCGTTGCAGACCACCAGCCGGTCTTCGGCATCGTAAATGACAAACGGGGCCGGATAGGCGTTCAAGGCGGCAAGCAGCCTTGCCTCCGCCGCTTCCGCGTTGCGTTTCTGGCGGACGAATTCCGTTGAGTTGAGCCGGATCACCACATAGTCGCCGTTGGACGACCGGGACCGCAACAGTCGATGGTGAATATCGCCATCCAGTTCGACATCCTGCCAGTCGCTGTCGAGCGTGTCCGGCGCCATAATGTTTTCAACCCAGGCGTCTTCCTGACCCATGGCATCAGGATAACGCCCGTGTCGAACGGCGGTTCGAAGGACTTCCCGAAGATGCATTCCCTCAAATAGCTCTTCGGCATCGTCGGTCATGGAAGACGCATAGCCCGTGTTCCAGCACACAAGGTTCAGGTCCTTGTCGTAGATCACAATCGGGTCTGGGTAAGCGTTGAGTGCGGCAACAAGGCGGGCGTGCGTGCGGTTGGCGGCCTTGCGTTCCCGAACGATTTCGGTCGTGTCGAAGCGGATGACAAGCATGTCACCATTCGGGACCGCACTTCGCAGAACCCGGTGATGGATATCGTCGGCAATTTCAACGTCAGTGGCAGGCGCCGTCTCTGTTGCATGCAACACCTGCTCTTTGAGCCAGGTTTCTTCGCGCCCGCGCGCTTCTGGGAACCGACCGTTCTCAAGAGCAATTCTCAGAACATCCTCAATGCTCAGCCCGGCTTTGACTTCCGAGGGATCGTCGCTCATCGAGGCGGCAAATGCATCGTTCCAGAAATAGAGGCGTCTTTCGTCATCGTAGATTGCGATCGGTTCGGAATAAGCACTCAATGCCTGTCTCAGACGCAAGTCCGGTGCGTCTGCGGGAGGGGCCGAGGCCGTTTCTGCCGCCGGTGCGCCTGCCGACGCAGCTTTTCCGGCAACCGGACTGTCTGCTTGCGTGTGTGGGCTGATCTCCCGGTATGTGGCACAAACGAAGTGACCTTCTTGTTCCGCGCTTTCAACAATAATGACGGAAAGGCTGGCAAGCATCGCTGATCCGTCCAACCTCCGGCATTTCACCTGATCAACGGCAAAGGCGCGGGTGCTCTCTTCCGGTTTCAAACCGCCGGCAAGGCCGAGCAGCTGAGAGGCGTTATCGAAATGAAGGCTGTTTATCGGCTGGCCCAGGATGTCTTCGGGTCCGAAACCGAAGCACTCTGAAAACGATCTGTTCACATGGACAATGATGGGGGTGCTTGCACCGGGCGCGAGATGGCCGATCGCAACGGCATCCCCCGTCAGGTCCATAAAGTTATTCTTTAGCGCCGATACATCCATATTGCCTCACAACCCAGTATTTGAGTGTAAAACAACAGGGTTAGATAAAAATAAATAGGTTCCAATACAGCTACAAAAACGAAGAATGATTTTCAACTATCCGTAAATCTAGCAGGTGTTTTTACACTTCGCTGGATTGTTCAGGTGTTTTTGCCGAATATTGTTCGTATATTTACAACCTGTTCATGCGGCAGTGGCGTCTTGACCCGCCATGCGCGTGTCATCAGCGTCACTCTTTCAGAAGCCCAAACAAGGAAACTGATGCGGCGCGGGCCTATCAGCCAGCAAATCGAAGCTGAAAGGTGTATTTGTGGACAGGGAAGACAGTCTCTCCACTCTTGGAAGAAACCGGAGCTGATGTCACTGTGGGCGCTCTTGAGTGAGAAATGGAGGGCAGGCCAATGACGTCCACATGTGCACTTTCAGTTCTGAAAGGTTCATGGCGCTGGTGCATTTTGCCCGTCTTCTGCCTCATCGCGTTCTCTGCAAAACTTGCGGCACAGGAAAAGGTGCCCGCAAAAGACCCGGTTCCGCAGCAGGTTGAGTTGTCCGACGGTTTCGTTGCCGGACTATCCGGCCACTGGGCCGCACCCGTCGAATACATTTCATGGTCTCCAGATGGGACGAAAGTGGCGACGGCTCCTTGGGGTTCGTTCGTAACGATCCGGGACGCAGAGACCGGAGAGGCAAGCGCGGTGCTTTATGGCCACACGCGCGAAATCATTGATCTGGCCTGGTCGCCCGACGGTACCTATCTGGCGACGGCAGCTGAGGGAGAACCGGCAAGGCTTTGGGATTCGCGAACCGGCGAGATGTTGCTGGTGTTCGACGGAGGTCTGCCCGAAACGTCTTTCGTCGCCTGGTCACCGGAAGGCAGCCGTATCGCGGCGACGATACCAGGGGGGCTCGTCGTTTGGTCGGTGACTGAAAACAAAGCAACGCTGATTGAGGCCGCCTATTCGACTGCACAGGCGCTCGCGTGGTCACCGGACGGAACGTACCTGGCCATCGCGGCGACGGACTATTCCGCCGACGACACCGGCTACGCCATTTTGCTCGTTGATGTGGAAGCCGGCACGGTTGCCAGATCGCTCACCGGATTGAAAGACGAAGTCATTTTCATGGCGTGGGCGTCTTCGGGGAACAGATTGGCTACTGGATCCAGGGACGGTACCGCACGGATCTGGGACCCCGGCAAAGATGAAGCTGTGTTTGGGATCGCGGACTACGAAGATGACGCCGTCAAGGGGATCGCCTGGTCACCGGACACACGGCAAGTGGCGGTCCTGCTTGAGGGAAACATGGCGCGTGTGCTGGATGCACAAACGGGTGAGCGCGTTGCGGACCTTACGTGCGGAGAACCGGGAAATGTGTGTGTCAACGTTGTCTGGTCGCCGGACGGCGACGTGCTTGCCACTGGCGACGACAATAGCAGCCTTCGCCTTTGGGATACGCTCAGCTTCGCGTCAATCCATGCTGGTGTGACTGAAGATTATTGGATCGAAGCGCTCGCCTGGTCACCCGACGGAACACGTCTTGCCTTCGGCTCTTCGGACGATTCTCTCAGGATATGGGACCTTGAAACGCAGCAAACCCTGCTGAGTGCTGGGGGAGACGTGCACCCTGTTGATCACGTGGCATGGTCGCCGGCTGCGCGTCTGGCTGCAACAGCAGACACCCAGGGACGCATCGTGATCTGGGACGAACAGACCGGAAATGTTCGGCACGTACTCGATGGTCACACCGAGGAAATCGGCGTTATGTCCTGGTCGCCTGACGGCGCGTTGCTGGTGTCAGCGGACGACAAAGGTGTGAACTATGTCTGGGATGCGGGAACGGGAGACCTGCTTTCGTCCCTCCGGGGTCACACCAACGATATCCTGGCAGTCTCCTGGTCACCGGACAGCACGCGGCTCGTGAGCGGTTCGTGGGATGGTACTGCAAGGGTCTGGAACGCTCGATCCGGGGCTCAGGAAACACTTCTTCAGAGCCATACCGACACTGTGCGTGCGGTTTCGTGGTCACCTGACGGCTCCATGATTGCCACCGGCGGTGACGAAAGTGTTGTGCGCATTTTCAATGCCGATACAGGCAAAATTCTCCATTCGTACGAGGATCATGAAGACGATGTTGAAAATGTCTCCTGGTCGCCGGACGGAACACTGTTGGCAAGCGCTGCGGACGACCGGACGGTAAGGGTCTGGGACGCAAAGAGCTTACAGGTC from the Roseibium sp. HPY-6 genome contains:
- a CDS encoding EAL domain-containing protein gives rise to the protein MDLTGDAVAIGHLAPGASTPIIVHVNRSFSECFGFGPEDILGQPINSLHFDNASQLLGLAGGLKPEESTRAFAVDQVKCRRLDGSAMLASLSVIIVESAEQEGHFVCATYREISPHTQADSPVAGKAASAGAPAAETASAPPADAPDLRLRQALSAYSEPIAIYDDERRLYFWNDAFAASMSDDPSEVKAGLSIEDVLRIALENGRFPEARGREETWLKEQVLHATETAPATDVEIADDIHHRVLRSAVPNGDMLVIRFDTTEIVRERKAANRTHARLVAALNAYPDPIVIYDKDLNLVCWNTGYASSMTDDAEELFEGMHLREVLRTAVRHGRYPDAMGQEDAWVENIMAPDTLDSDWQDVELDGDIHHRLLRSRSSNGDYVVIRLNSTEFVRQKRNAEAAEARLLAALNAYPAPFVIYDAEDRLVVCNDAYRQSMSNNSEDLQAGMHRTHVARIAIQAGKIANAIGREEEWMSDEHQEVDVSKPVQDLELPGDVHHRLHRTRVENGDLVMLRIDTTELVRQRRALEETQDRLFSAIKAYPDPFAIYDEGHNLVIWNPAYAESMSDRPSGISAGTSLKELLRHAAKCGKIPAAIGREDEWVEEYYSPDLLTPGIEDFEFSGDQHHRMVRSRTEKGEYVVLRLNITEVVRQRRALEQYSKRLETANQEITYKALHDDLTGLGNRRYLTQRFDELVERREEIGGELAVLHIDLDRFKQINDTMGHDAGDKVLLGISERIRENAEPQDVIARIGGDEFVVLLHVDGDDDRPERLAKSLIGELSRPMRYEGKICRFGASIGLARTPLARVDQLLTNSDVALYKAKRRGRGQLGIFDRSDLEEVHRTKEVADDLLRAIESDEFEPFYQPQVDAASGAVVGIEVLARWRHPEKGIVAPAAFLSVATDLNVAADIDRMIFERAISECQTAFGTMSNPPSLSFNVSENRVNDSEIDAIRAHVQAYSGPVSFELLETIFLEEQDDDFLFRLNELRDLGIGIEVDDFGSGRASVVALQRINPDRLKIDRRLVSLVSEGSGGLRLLRSIIEIGQALELGVTAEGVETREQAEILTKLGCDRLQGYYFARPKAFPDLLSFLESPDGFVTEAK
- a CDS encoding WD40 repeat domain-containing protein, which produces MTSTCALSVLKGSWRWCILPVFCLIAFSAKLAAQEKVPAKDPVPQQVELSDGFVAGLSGHWAAPVEYISWSPDGTKVATAPWGSFVTIRDAETGEASAVLYGHTREIIDLAWSPDGTYLATAAEGEPARLWDSRTGEMLLVFDGGLPETSFVAWSPEGSRIAATIPGGLVVWSVTENKATLIEAAYSTAQALAWSPDGTYLAIAATDYSADDTGYAILLVDVEAGTVARSLTGLKDEVIFMAWASSGNRLATGSRDGTARIWDPGKDEAVFGIADYEDDAVKGIAWSPDTRQVAVLLEGNMARVLDAQTGERVADLTCGEPGNVCVNVVWSPDGDVLATGDDNSSLRLWDTLSFASIHAGVTEDYWIEALAWSPDGTRLAFGSSDDSLRIWDLETQQTLLSAGGDVHPVDHVAWSPAARLAATADTQGRIVIWDEQTGNVRHVLDGHTEEIGVMSWSPDGALLVSADDKGVNYVWDAGTGDLLSSLRGHTNDILAVSWSPDSTRLVSGSWDGTARVWNARSGAQETLLQSHTDTVRAVSWSPDGSMIATGGDESVVRIFNADTGKILHSYEDHEDDVENVSWSPDGTLLASAADDRTVRVWDAKSLQVDKVFCCSVDLTSQLAWSPDGSRLATSVSSRVSVWDKQSGEILSTETSFAYYPQFIVWSPDGDFIAAGSQYAPTRIHGTRHGWWVREFNRDLRIFNGLDWRADGSVLLTGDEAGLVESWELFEGRRKLFLMDRQERWLSCDWETKMCLRADEGKLLQSVEADGLKRVPLPSETGGEDRK